The following coding sequences are from one Melospiza melodia melodia isolate bMelMel2 chromosome 2, bMelMel2.pri, whole genome shotgun sequence window:
- the CDADC1 gene encoding cytidine and dCMP deaminase domain-containing protein 1 isoform X2: MGAVPPLGRCGPAAGGAPVPAPAPIPIPMHGAEETAAGPRVKAASTQTDSMAGQMPRLSKVNLFTLLSLWMELFPSHEQQKKSQVKKSGLVVVKNMKIIGLHCSSPDLHAGQIALIKHGSRLKNCDLYFSRKPCSTCLKMIVNAGVNRISYWPADPEISLQSEVSNPMSTEDAKLDAKAVERLKSNSRARVCVLLQPLVCYMVQFIEETSTKFDFIQKIAKSQPDCNTDFYTACRQERIKEYESLFLISNEEMHKQILMTMGLENLCENPYFSNLRQNMKDLVLVLASVAASVPVFGCFGFYRSGSQRTNEAEDQCLPQDVARHCMIQARLLAYRTEDHKTGVGAIIWAEEKSRGCDGTGAMYFVGCGYNAFPVGSEYADFPHMDDKQKDREIRKFRYIIHAEQNALTFRCREIKPDERSMIFVTKCPCDECVPLIKGAGIKQIYAGDDDAGKKKADISYMKFDELEGVSKFTMGSRKQNRWMTSSTKARNCVLVITE, encoded by the exons ATGGGGGCGGTACCGCCCTTGGGGAGGTGCGGGCCGGCGGCAGGGGGGGCTCCGGTACCGGCACCCGCACCCATACCCATACCCATGCACGGCGCGGAGGAGACGGCGGCCGGGCCGCGGGTGAAAGCGGCGAGCACGCAGACCGACAGCATGGCCG GTCAAATGCCAAGACTTTCTAAGGTCAATCTTTTTACTTTATTAAGTCTCTGGATGGAGCTCTTTCCCTCACATGAGCAGCAGAAAAAATCCCAG GTGAAGAAGAGTGGTCTGGTTGTGGTGAAAAATATGAAGATTATTGGTCTTCATTGCTCCAGTCCAGACTTGCATGCTGGCCAGATTGCACTCATTAAACACGGATCAAGACTTAAAAATTGTGATCTTTATTTTTCCAGAAAACCATGTTCAACTTGTTTAAAAATGATTGTAAATG CTGGGGTCAACAGGATTTCTTACTGGCCTGCAGATCCTGAAATCAGCTTGCAGAGCGAGGTATCCAATCCAATGAGCACTGAGGATGCAAAGCTGGATGCCAAAGCAGTGGAAAGACTGAAGTCAAACAGCCGTGCTCGTGTGTGTGTGTTGCTTCAGCCTTTGGTGTGCTACATGGTGCAGTTTATTGAAGAAACTTCCACCAAGTTTGATTTTATTCAGAAAATAGCAAAATCACAGCCTGACTGTAACACTGACTTTTATACTGCATGTAGGCAAGAGAGAATAAAAGAGTATGAAAGTTTATTTCTAATTTCAAATGAGGAAATGCACAAGCAAATATTGATGACAATGGGACTGGAGAACCTCTGTGAAAACCCATACTTCAGCAACCTTAGACAGAATATGAAAGATCTTGTCTTGGTCTTGGCATCAGTGGCTGCCAGCGTGCCTGTCTTTGGATGCTTTGGGTTTTACAGGAGCGGATCCCAGCGAACAAATGAGGCAGAGGATCAGTGTTTGCCCCAGGACGTGGCCAGGCACTGCATGATACAGGCCAGGCTGCTTGCCTATCGGACAG AGGATCATAAAACGGGAGTTGGAGCTATTATTTGGGCAGAGGAAAAATCG AGAGGCTGTGATGGAACAGGAGCAATGTATTTTGTAGGCTGTGGTTACAATGCCTTTCCTGTTGGATCTGAATATGCTGATTTTCCACACATGGATGATAAGCAAAAAGATCGGGAAATCAGAAAGTTCAGATACATTATCCATGCGGAGCAGAACGCCCTGACATTCAG GTGTCGAGAAATAAAGCCAGATGAGAGAAGCATGATATTTGTAACAAAATGTCCATGTGATGAATGTGTCCCTTTAATTAAAGGAGCTGGTATCAAGCAGATCTATGCAGGAGATGATGATGCTGGAAAAAAGAAAGCAGATATATCGTATATGAAGTTTGATGAACTTGAGGGTGTAAGCAAATTTACA ATGGGGTCCAGAAAACAAAATCGCTGGATGACCAGCAGCACCAAAGCAAGAAACTGTGTCTTGGTCATTACTGAATAA
- the CDADC1 gene encoding cytidine and dCMP deaminase domain-containing protein 1 isoform X1: protein MGAVPPLGRCGPAAGGAPVPAPAPIPIPMHGAEETAAGPRVKAASTQTDSMAGQMPRLSKVNLFTLLSLWMELFPSHEQQKKSQVKKSGLVVVKNMKIIGLHCSSPDLHAGQIALIKHGSRLKNCDLYFSRKPCSTCLKMIVNAGVNRISYWPADPEISLQSEVSNPMSTEDAKLDAKAVERLKSNSRARVCVLLQPLVCYMVQFIEETSTKFDFIQKIAKSQPDCNTDFYTACRQERIKEYESLFLISNEEMHKQILMTMGLENLCENPYFSNLRQNMKDLVLVLASVAASVPVFGCFGFYRSGSQRTNEAEDQCLPQDVARHCMIQARLLAYRTEDHKTGVGAIIWAEEKSRGCDGTGAMYFVGCGYNAFPVGSEYADFPHMDDKQKDREIRKFRYIIHAEQNALTFRCREIKPDERSMIFVTKCPCDECVPLIKGAGIKQIYAGDDDAGKKKADISYMKFDELEGVSKFTWQLSPLHTNALEFHDPTARENGVQKTKSLDDQQHQSKKLCLGHY, encoded by the exons ATGGGGGCGGTACCGCCCTTGGGGAGGTGCGGGCCGGCGGCAGGGGGGGCTCCGGTACCGGCACCCGCACCCATACCCATACCCATGCACGGCGCGGAGGAGACGGCGGCCGGGCCGCGGGTGAAAGCGGCGAGCACGCAGACCGACAGCATGGCCG GTCAAATGCCAAGACTTTCTAAGGTCAATCTTTTTACTTTATTAAGTCTCTGGATGGAGCTCTTTCCCTCACATGAGCAGCAGAAAAAATCCCAG GTGAAGAAGAGTGGTCTGGTTGTGGTGAAAAATATGAAGATTATTGGTCTTCATTGCTCCAGTCCAGACTTGCATGCTGGCCAGATTGCACTCATTAAACACGGATCAAGACTTAAAAATTGTGATCTTTATTTTTCCAGAAAACCATGTTCAACTTGTTTAAAAATGATTGTAAATG CTGGGGTCAACAGGATTTCTTACTGGCCTGCAGATCCTGAAATCAGCTTGCAGAGCGAGGTATCCAATCCAATGAGCACTGAGGATGCAAAGCTGGATGCCAAAGCAGTGGAAAGACTGAAGTCAAACAGCCGTGCTCGTGTGTGTGTGTTGCTTCAGCCTTTGGTGTGCTACATGGTGCAGTTTATTGAAGAAACTTCCACCAAGTTTGATTTTATTCAGAAAATAGCAAAATCACAGCCTGACTGTAACACTGACTTTTATACTGCATGTAGGCAAGAGAGAATAAAAGAGTATGAAAGTTTATTTCTAATTTCAAATGAGGAAATGCACAAGCAAATATTGATGACAATGGGACTGGAGAACCTCTGTGAAAACCCATACTTCAGCAACCTTAGACAGAATATGAAAGATCTTGTCTTGGTCTTGGCATCAGTGGCTGCCAGCGTGCCTGTCTTTGGATGCTTTGGGTTTTACAGGAGCGGATCCCAGCGAACAAATGAGGCAGAGGATCAGTGTTTGCCCCAGGACGTGGCCAGGCACTGCATGATACAGGCCAGGCTGCTTGCCTATCGGACAG AGGATCATAAAACGGGAGTTGGAGCTATTATTTGGGCAGAGGAAAAATCG AGAGGCTGTGATGGAACAGGAGCAATGTATTTTGTAGGCTGTGGTTACAATGCCTTTCCTGTTGGATCTGAATATGCTGATTTTCCACACATGGATGATAAGCAAAAAGATCGGGAAATCAGAAAGTTCAGATACATTATCCATGCGGAGCAGAACGCCCTGACATTCAG GTGTCGAGAAATAAAGCCAGATGAGAGAAGCATGATATTTGTAACAAAATGTCCATGTGATGAATGTGTCCCTTTAATTAAAGGAGCTGGTATCAAGCAGATCTATGCAGGAGATGATGATGCTGGAAAAAAGAAAGCAGATATATCGTATATGAAGTTTGATGAACTTGAGGGTGTAAGCAAATTTACA TGGCAGTTAAGTCCATTGCACACTAATGCACTTGAATTCCATGACCCTACAGCCAGGGAAA ATGGGGTCCAGAAAACAAAATCGCTGGATGACCAGCAGCACCAAAGCAAGAAACTGTGTCTTGGTCATTACTGA